The Oncorhynchus gorbuscha isolate QuinsamMale2020 ecotype Even-year unplaced genomic scaffold, OgorEven_v1.0 Un_scaffold_390, whole genome shotgun sequence genome includes a region encoding these proteins:
- the wt1b gene encoding WT1 transcription factor b — protein MLLDVQSCCHGTALCSPQPHLCCPYSHGTGYESDPAPPPPPVVLSCSAQYHIHTHGLYRGLQDVRRVPGITPSVVRSSETNEKRPFLCAYPGCNKRYFKLSHLQMHGRKHTREKPYQCDFTDCGRRFSRSDQLKRHQRRHTGVKPFSVRRVRKFSRSDHLKTHTRTHTGKTSEKPFTCRWSSCQKKFARSDELVRHHSMHQRNLIKLQSAI, from the exons ATGTTGTTAGATGTTCAGTCTTGTTGTCATGGTACTGCACTGTGCTCACCTCAGCCTCACCTCTGCTGCCCTTACAGTCATGGGACAGGATATGAGAGTGACCCcgctcccccccctcctccgGTGGTCCTCAGCTGTAGTGCCCAGTACCACATCCACACACACGGCCTCTACAGAGGACTACAG gatGTGCGGCGGGTGCCTGGTATCACACCGTCTGTGGTGAGGTCATCAGAGACCAATGAGAAGCGTCCGTTTTTGTGTGCCTACCCCGGCTGCAATAAGAGATACTTCAAACTTTCCCACCTGCAGATGCATGGCAGGAAACACACGA GAGAAAAGCCATATCAGTGTGACTTTACAGACTGTGGACGGAGATTCTCCAGATCAGATCAACTGAAGAGACACCAACgcagacacacag gagTGAAACCATTCAGTGTGAGACGTGTCAGAAAGTTTTCACGGTCAGACCATCTTAAGACACACACTCGGACACATACAGGTAAAACAA gtGAGAAGCCCTTTACATGCCGCTGGTCCAGCTGTCAGAAGAAGTTTGCCAGGTCTGATGAGTTAGTTCGCCACCACAGCATGCACCAGAGGAACCTGATCAAATTACAGTCTGCCATCTGA